In one window of Massilibacterium senegalense DNA:
- a CDS encoding CPBP family intramembrane glutamic endopeptidase, which produces MILKIKSSVVIITTIWIYFFTLTVHLLLIQFENARNFLGLTMFIPLFTVIIYQYMFKKIPIRHTFAIKKTKVSTIIICILLPLFLGFAMHLYFYLTSKGYFLFIDLHQLIPLLLIGISISSISAFLEEVVWRGNYHYYLRQRYNVWKTACITGVIWSLWHLPIAIFYKPYLHPSATITSYLLILFFISYILTFLREKEKSVFPVAILHGMLNVFYLSDGTKMKVSVDQLEMEKCILMAIIFLVMVLFLLKKSSYSDK; this is translated from the coding sequence GTGATTTTAAAAATTAAAAGTTCTGTAGTAATAATAACAACAATCTGGATTTATTTTTTTACACTCACTGTTCACTTACTTTTAATCCAATTTGAAAATGCGCGTAATTTTTTAGGACTCACAATGTTTATTCCTTTATTTACAGTCATCATTTATCAATACATGTTTAAGAAAATACCTATAAGACACACTTTTGCAATAAAAAAAACTAAAGTTTCAACAATCATTATCTGTATATTATTACCACTATTTTTAGGATTTGCAATGCATCTATATTTTTATTTAACGAGTAAAGGGTACTTTCTTTTTATTGATTTACATCAACTCATTCCTTTATTACTAATTGGAATCTCTATTAGTAGTATATCAGCTTTTTTAGAAGAAGTGGTTTGGCGAGGAAATTATCATTACTATTTGCGACAACGTTATAATGTTTGGAAAACTGCTTGTATTACAGGGGTAATTTGGTCACTTTGGCACCTCCCTATTGCGATTTTTTATAAACCATATCTTCATCCTTCCGCTACAATCACTAGTTACCTTTTAATTCTATTTTTTATATCTTACATCCTTACTTTTTTGAGAGAAAAAGAAAAATCTGTTTTTCCAGTAGCTATTTTGCACGGTATGTTAAATGTGTTTTATTTAAGTGATGGAACAAAAATGAAGGTTTCTGTTGACCAACTCGAAATGGAAAAGTGCATCTTAATGGCTATTATTTTTCTTGTGATGGTACTTTTTCTCCTAAAAAAATCTTCATATAGCGATAAATAG
- a CDS encoding SulP family inorganic anion transporter, which produces MLFKDDRFNHYQLSDLKKDFIAGITVGIVAIPLAMAFAIASGVKPEYGLYTTIIAGFLVALIGGSRFQIAGPTGAFIPILLAIVIQYGYEKLLIAGFLAGIMLLLMGILKLGNLITYIPRSVTIGFTAGIAVIIFTGQLENFFGLQNITKKEYFHENMQEIWSHLHTINIYSLLTATIGLILIITIPRFSKKAPVLLIALLIPTIVATIFYPNEIETIGSKFGGISQSMPSLHLPTLDMQLIIDLLGPAFVIAILGGIESLLSAVVADGMTGSRHHSNKELVGQGVANMVTPLFGGIPATGAIARTATNINSGAVSPLSGIIHSIFILVTILVLAPFASYIPLASMASILMIVAWNMSERKEVMQILKLKNSDSLVLSITFLLTVFINLTVAVEVGLLLAMVLFIKRMSHLLEVEKVLPSSEHHGKVSPDPIKAGHRCPQIMIYTIHGPLFFGAATKFEQVLTRNINRKPKVMILRMRHVSMIDATGENQLRTFIQDFQNQGGIILLSGLQKDSLELLMKSGLYQKITANHIFKSTGEALTYALSIIDRSVCQKCNYNSFEECASFKKEKIQAK; this is translated from the coding sequence ATGTTGTTTAAAGATGATCGCTTCAACCACTACCAATTAAGCGATTTAAAAAAAGATTTTATAGCAGGTATTACGGTTGGAATTGTTGCTATCCCACTAGCAATGGCTTTTGCTATTGCATCCGGAGTAAAGCCAGAATACGGACTATATACAACGATTATTGCTGGTTTTTTAGTCGCATTAATTGGCGGTTCCCGCTTTCAAATTGCTGGGCCTACAGGAGCCTTTATTCCAATTCTACTTGCTATTGTTATTCAATATGGCTATGAAAAGTTATTAATTGCCGGCTTTCTTGCTGGAATCATGCTTTTGTTAATGGGAATCTTAAAATTAGGGAATCTTATCACGTATATTCCTCGTTCCGTCACCATTGGATTTACTGCAGGTATTGCGGTTATTATTTTTACCGGTCAACTTGAAAACTTTTTTGGTCTTCAAAATATAACAAAAAAAGAATACTTTCATGAAAATATGCAGGAAATATGGAGCCATTTACACACGATAAATATATATAGTTTATTAACAGCTACAATTGGATTAATACTCATTATTACAATTCCACGATTTTCAAAAAAAGCACCAGTCCTTTTAATTGCCTTATTAATCCCTACGATTGTAGCAACTATTTTTTATCCAAATGAAATCGAGACAATCGGTTCTAAATTCGGTGGTATCAGCCAATCAATGCCATCTTTACATCTTCCAACTCTAGATATGCAGTTAATAATAGACTTATTAGGGCCTGCTTTCGTTATTGCTATCTTAGGTGGTATTGAATCATTATTATCAGCAGTGGTTGCAGATGGAATGACGGGATCACGTCATCATTCTAACAAAGAACTAGTCGGTCAAGGTGTCGCAAATATGGTAACCCCTTTATTTGGAGGAATTCCTGCTACCGGAGCAATTGCCCGAACCGCTACGAACATAAACAGTGGTGCAGTAAGTCCTTTATCTGGTATCATTCACAGTATTTTTATTTTGGTAACCATTTTAGTATTAGCACCATTTGCATCTTACATTCCACTTGCTAGCATGGCTAGTATATTAATGATTGTTGCTTGGAATATGAGTGAGCGAAAAGAAGTGATGCAAATTTTAAAGTTAAAAAACAGTGATTCTCTTGTTCTATCGATTACGTTTTTATTAACAGTATTTATAAACTTAACCGTAGCCGTTGAAGTAGGTCTTTTATTAGCGATGGTTTTATTTATCAAACGCATGAGCCATCTATTGGAAGTAGAAAAGGTGCTTCCAAGTAGTGAACATCACGGAAAGGTATCACCAGATCCAATTAAAGCTGGACATCGTTGTCCACAAATTATGATTTATACTATTCATGGACCTTTATTTTTTGGCGCTGCAACGAAATTTGAACAAGTCTTAACGCGAAATATTAATCGCAAACCAAAAGTAATGATTTTACGAATGAGGCATGTTTCCATGATAGATGCGACTGGTGAAAATCAGTTACGTACGTTTATTCAAGATTTTCAAAATCAAGGTGGTATCATTCTTCTGTCGGGATTACAAAAAGACTCATTAGAACTATTAATGAAGAGTGGTCTGTATCAAAAAATAACTGCTAATCATATTTTTAAAAGTACCGGTGAAGCGTTAACCTATGCATTATCGATAATAGATCGGTCCGTTTGTCAAAAATGCAACTATAATAGTTTTGAAGAATGTGCAAGTTTTAAAAAAGAAAAAATCCAAGCAAAGTAA
- the corA gene encoding magnesium/cobalt transporter CorA: MIRILAITNQNEIIDDASIDDVFRSKYKWMWIDFHQPNEQEIKLLSNPLAFHPLAIEDCIYDSLQRPKLDYYDDYLFLITHSLTGENHQKQEVNFFLSNEFIVTYHNNESKEINTIFAECAQQNSVENWNPYFVFYRVLDQIVDEYFPVVYALEDIIGTIEEQSRKQSMDTLLDELFEIRHELLVVRNSINPMKELLYRILNSHRLLGIQERSKYFSDIYDHLLTLVEIIDNNREITVDLRESYLSYNSHQTNRIMQILTLITTIFMPLTLIAGIYGMNFEYMPELTFQYGYFIILGMMLFIGITMFVLFKKKGWFK; encoded by the coding sequence TTGATTCGAATTTTAGCTATTACCAATCAAAATGAAATAATCGATGATGCGTCAATAGACGATGTTTTTAGAAGTAAATACAAATGGATGTGGATTGATTTTCATCAACCAAACGAACAAGAGATAAAACTACTCTCGAATCCTTTAGCTTTTCATCCACTTGCGATTGAAGATTGTATTTATGATTCTTTACAACGTCCAAAGTTGGATTATTATGATGATTATTTGTTTTTAATCACCCATAGTTTAACGGGAGAAAATCATCAAAAACAAGAGGTGAATTTTTTTCTAAGCAATGAATTTATTGTGACTTATCACAATAATGAATCGAAAGAAATTAATACGATTTTTGCAGAGTGTGCACAACAAAATTCGGTAGAAAATTGGAATCCATATTTTGTGTTTTATCGAGTTTTGGATCAGATTGTCGATGAATATTTCCCGGTTGTTTATGCGTTAGAGGATATAATTGGTACTATTGAAGAACAATCTAGAAAACAGTCCATGGATACATTATTAGACGAATTATTTGAAATTCGGCATGAACTTTTAGTTGTGCGTAATAGTATAAATCCAATGAAGGAATTGTTATACCGGATATTAAACTCTCATCGATTACTCGGCATTCAGGAACGGAGTAAATATTTTTCGGATATCTATGATCATTTATTAACATTAGTAGAAATTATCGATAATAATCGAGAGATAACAGTAGATTTACGTGAAAGTTATCTTTCTTATAATAGTCATCAAACGAATCGAATTATGCAAATTTTAACGTTAATCACTACAATTTTTATGCCACTTACATTGATTGCAGGTATTTATGGCATGAATTTTGAGTATATGCCCGAATTAACGTTTCAGTATGGCTATTTCATTATATTAGGGATGATGCTTTTTATTGGAATTACGATGTTTGTTTTATTTAAAAAGAAAGGCTGGTTTAAATAA
- a CDS encoding KamA family radical SAM protein, whose protein sequence is MAQPKYITSIEQIDQLSELTRLTLKPITEKYVFRANDYYLGLIDWKNPDDPIRKLVIPNENELLEYGRWDASDEHTNYVVPGCQHKYKTTALLLVSEVCGSYCRYCFRKRLFRNDVKEVMSDVTSGIEYIRNTPEINNVLLTGGDPLILSAKKLRMIIEELRAIEHVKIIRIGSKLPAFNPMRIYEDQELLQVIRDHSSPEKRIYIMAHINHPREITKQAKKAFQALHEAGAIVVNQTPVLKGINDDPAVLGELLDKLSWAGVTPYYFFINRPVAGNSDFVLTLKEAYEIVEGAKARTSGLGKRVRLSMSHTSGKIEILAIEHNKVYLKYHQSRDGNYGKFMVLDCPDDATWFDDLPGNEQYWTKPKKKLKV, encoded by the coding sequence ATGGCGCAACCAAAATATATAACGAGTATCGAACAAATCGATCAGTTATCTGAGTTAACACGACTTACGTTGAAACCAATTACAGAAAAGTATGTCTTTCGTGCCAATGACTATTATTTAGGATTAATTGATTGGAAGAATCCAGATGATCCTATTCGAAAATTAGTCATTCCAAATGAAAATGAATTATTAGAATACGGAAGATGGGACGCATCAGATGAACATACTAATTATGTTGTTCCGGGCTGTCAACATAAATATAAAACTACGGCATTATTATTAGTATCAGAAGTTTGTGGTTCCTATTGTCGATATTGTTTCCGAAAACGCTTGTTTCGAAATGACGTAAAAGAAGTAATGTCAGATGTCACATCAGGTATCGAATATATTCGAAATACACCAGAAATAAACAATGTGTTATTAACAGGTGGTGATCCACTAATTTTATCTGCTAAAAAACTTAGAATGATCATCGAAGAACTCCGCGCCATTGAACATGTGAAAATTATTAGGATTGGTTCCAAATTACCCGCTTTTAATCCAATGAGAATTTATGAAGATCAAGAATTACTCCAAGTTATCCGTGACCATTCTTCCCCAGAAAAAAGAATTTACATCATGGCTCATATCAATCACCCTAGAGAAATCACAAAACAGGCAAAAAAAGCTTTTCAAGCATTACATGAAGCAGGTGCAATTGTCGTCAACCAAACCCCTGTATTAAAAGGAATCAATGACGATCCAGCCGTTTTAGGGGAATTATTAGATAAATTATCGTGGGCGGGAGTAACCCCATATTATTTTTTTATTAACCGTCCAGTAGCTGGTAATAGCGATTTCGTCTTAACGTTAAAAGAAGCATACGAGATTGTGGAAGGTGCGAAAGCTAGAACATCTGGTTTAGGAAAACGAGTCCGTTTATCGATGAGCCATACATCGGGAAAAATTGAAATTTTAGCAATTGAACATAACAAAGTATATTTAAAATATCATCAATCAAGAGACGGAAATTACGGTAAGTTTATGGTGTTAGATTGTCCAGATGATGCTACCTGGTTTGATGATTTACCAGGAAACGAGCAATATTGGACAAAACCAAAAAAGAAATTGAAGGTATGA
- a CDS encoding transcriptional regulator, SarA/Rot family: protein MIRDIAEQLSISHNTASEHVKKLVSNGWLYKERSDKDQRKVYLYLTDVGSVILRKNTELDENKLQVALSRLSTNERK, encoded by the coding sequence GTGATTCGTGACATTGCTGAGCAATTATCAATTTCACACAATACAGCATCGGAACATGTAAAAAAATTAGTGAGTAACGGTTGGTTGTATAAAGAGAGGTCGGATAAAGATCAACGTAAAGTATATTTATATTTAACAGACGTAGGTTCAGTAATATTAAGGAAGAATACAGAATTAGATGAAAATAAGCTTCAAGTAGCACTTAGCAGATTATCGACAAATGAAAGAAAATAG
- a CDS encoding nucleotide triphosphate diphosphatase NUDT15 → MRYLFCPKCGGKLKYSPTSIHPICSDCHFIFYQNPIVGVAAIVIEQEKILLGKRAGSYEGKWCIPCGYVEWDEDVNEAVKREFYEETNLFIHTCNIYTVHSNFHNSNQHTVGLWFLTTSYEGNLQAGDDIKDARFFSYDELPPLAFPTDRLVIEQLKQEQKIK, encoded by the coding sequence ATGCGATACTTATTTTGCCCAAAATGCGGAGGGAAATTAAAATATTCCCCTACTTCTATCCACCCTATATGTAGCGATTGTCATTTTATTTTTTATCAAAATCCAATTGTTGGTGTAGCAGCAATTGTTATTGAACAAGAAAAAATATTATTAGGGAAACGTGCCGGTAGTTACGAGGGGAAATGGTGTATTCCATGTGGCTATGTAGAGTGGGATGAAGATGTAAATGAAGCTGTAAAAAGAGAGTTCTATGAAGAAACGAATCTTTTCATTCATACGTGTAACATTTATACAGTTCATTCTAATTTCCATAATTCAAATCAGCATACAGTTGGTCTATGGTTTTTGACTACATCATATGAAGGAAACCTTCAAGCTGGTGATGATATAAAAGACGCTCGTTTTTTCTCTTATGATGAACTACCACCATTAGCTTTTCCAACAGATCGTTTGGTTATTGAACAATTAAAGCAAGAACAAAAAATAAAATAA
- a CDS encoding DUF4352 domain-containing protein has product MKKYFMFLSLLLLIFLVACGNDSKENGQSKEKALLTEEQFNTMLTNPDEYKNHQVKFYGKVFTEPEKNGDELAFQVFTNPEKAEGNIIVYADATKVQVKTDDIVEVSGKVIGGFTGENALGGEITAAKIEATKVKQSDYMTAFSPAEKTVKIDQESDQHGVTIYVEKLEFAKNETRLYVTVKNNSNETASFNDYSAKIIQGNQQYETDSSLSYDEYESVSSEILQGVETSGVLVFQPLQEKTGDVTIYLEAENENYDLEFDPYTFNVPLN; this is encoded by the coding sequence ATGAAGAAGTATTTTATGTTTCTATCGCTACTATTACTTATTTTTTTAGTAGCATGTGGAAATGACTCGAAAGAGAACGGTCAATCAAAAGAAAAAGCATTATTAACAGAAGAACAATTTAATACGATGCTTACGAATCCAGATGAATACAAAAATCATCAAGTGAAGTTTTATGGCAAAGTGTTTACCGAGCCAGAAAAAAATGGCGATGAACTTGCATTTCAAGTTTTTACGAATCCTGAAAAGGCTGAAGGGAATATAATTGTGTATGCAGATGCAACGAAAGTTCAAGTAAAGACAGATGATATTGTGGAAGTATCTGGAAAGGTTATAGGAGGTTTTACAGGTGAAAATGCTCTCGGTGGAGAAATAACTGCTGCTAAAATAGAAGCGACAAAAGTAAAACAATCCGATTATATGACAGCATTTAGCCCGGCAGAAAAAACAGTAAAAATTGATCAAGAAAGTGATCAACATGGGGTTACTATTTATGTAGAGAAATTGGAATTTGCTAAAAATGAAACAAGACTTTATGTAACAGTTAAAAATAATTCTAACGAAACAGCTTCCTTTAACGATTATAGCGCAAAAATTATTCAGGGCAATCAACAATATGAAACAGATAGTTCCTTAAGTTATGATGAGTACGAATCAGTTAGTAGTGAAATACTACAAGGTGTTGAAACGTCAGGAGTATTAGTATTTCAACCATTACAAGAGAAAACAGGTGATGTTACAATTTATTTAGAAGCGGAAAATGAAAATTATGATTTGGAATTTGATCCATATACATTTAATGTACCGTTAAATTAA
- the recQ gene encoding DNA helicase RecQ, which produces MIETAKKMLTTYFGYDEFRTGQEQTIQRILNKQNTVCIMPTGGGKSLCYQIPALIFKGTTLVISPLISLMKDQVDTLNQLGIAATYINSSLSNREMNERLTLAAQGRYKLMYIAPERLSQPTFLDQLKEMNIPLVAVDEAHCISQWGHDFRPSYMHIKELYDFLPHKPIVLALTATATKQVHQDICHTLHIPLQHTVLTGFARENLTFSVLKGQDRKSYLMQYIKAHREESGIIYTATRKVADQVYERLKAKGVKVARYHGGLSDQKRMEAQESFLKDDVSLMVATNAFGMGIDKSNIRFVIHYQLPKDIESYYQEAGRAGRDGLPSECILFFSPQDVQIQRFLIEQSSSQHRYAFELEKLQQMIDYCHTELCLQSYILDYFGDTSSQKCGRCQNCIDQREQVDVTQDAQMVLSCVIRLRERYGKTLVAQVLTGSKNKKIIDLKLNNVKTYGIMKQKSAKEVGEFIDFLLSEQVLAVKHGAFPTIFVTELGKQVLLGQQTITRKEQMKIRTMLEEDPLFNELKALRKQLAEKEGVPPFVIFSDRTLKDMCEKLPMNEEEFLSVSGVGEFKKDKYGALFVDVIVCYYEKNPTVIERKQEIKPIAPSIKKEKGSHLETYTLFQEGLGIKEIATKRNLSETTVENHLITCAEHGLSIDLKKFIPDPYISLIEEAIAQVGVERLKPIKELLPMEITYFMIKAYLMKDRIRKINV; this is translated from the coding sequence TTGATAGAAACAGCAAAAAAAATGCTCACTACATATTTTGGTTATGACGAATTTAGGACTGGGCAAGAACAAACTATTCAACGTATTCTAAATAAACAAAATACTGTCTGTATCATGCCAACAGGTGGTGGGAAATCACTATGTTATCAAATCCCAGCTTTAATTTTTAAAGGTACAACACTTGTTATTTCTCCGCTCATTTCCTTGATGAAAGATCAAGTTGATACGTTAAATCAATTAGGTATTGCTGCTACCTATATTAATAGTTCCTTATCAAATAGAGAGATGAATGAGCGTCTAACGCTTGCAGCCCAAGGACGCTATAAATTAATGTACATTGCACCTGAAAGACTGTCTCAACCAACCTTTTTGGATCAATTAAAGGAAATGAATATCCCGCTTGTTGCCGTTGATGAAGCTCATTGTATCTCCCAATGGGGACATGATTTTCGTCCAAGTTACATGCATATTAAGGAGTTATATGATTTTTTACCGCATAAGCCAATTGTTTTAGCATTAACAGCAACAGCGACGAAACAAGTGCATCAAGATATTTGTCATACGTTGCATATTCCGTTGCAGCATACCGTTTTAACCGGTTTTGCGAGAGAAAATTTAACCTTTTCTGTATTGAAAGGCCAAGACCGAAAATCGTATTTGATGCAATATATAAAAGCACATAGAGAAGAATCTGGAATTATATATACCGCAACAAGAAAAGTTGCAGATCAAGTGTATGAACGGTTAAAAGCAAAAGGAGTAAAAGTTGCTCGTTATCACGGTGGACTAAGCGATCAAAAAAGAATGGAGGCTCAAGAATCTTTTTTAAAGGATGATGTATCGTTAATGGTAGCGACAAACGCTTTTGGAATGGGGATTGACAAATCAAATATTCGATTTGTCATTCATTATCAATTACCAAAAGATATCGAAAGTTATTATCAAGAAGCGGGGCGAGCTGGTCGTGATGGATTGCCGAGTGAATGTATTTTGTTTTTTTCTCCGCAAGATGTGCAAATTCAGCGTTTCCTTATCGAACAATCTTCTTCGCAACATCGATATGCATTTGAGTTAGAAAAACTACAGCAAATGATTGACTACTGTCATACTGAATTATGTTTACAATCTTATATTTTAGACTATTTTGGAGATACAAGTTCGCAAAAATGTGGGCGATGCCAAAATTGTATAGATCAAAGGGAACAAGTAGATGTAACGCAAGATGCACAAATGGTTCTTTCCTGTGTCATTCGATTACGAGAGCGATATGGGAAAACATTGGTCGCCCAAGTTTTGACTGGTTCAAAGAATAAAAAGATTATCGATTTGAAATTAAACAATGTTAAAACATACGGAATCATGAAACAAAAATCAGCTAAAGAGGTTGGAGAGTTTATCGATTTTTTATTATCTGAACAGGTATTGGCGGTAAAACATGGTGCTTTTCCTACTATATTTGTCACAGAATTAGGAAAGCAAGTCTTGCTTGGACAACAAACAATAACAAGAAAAGAACAAATGAAAATTCGAACTATGTTAGAAGAAGATCCATTATTTAATGAATTAAAAGCACTTCGGAAACAATTAGCTGAAAAAGAAGGTGTCCCACCATTTGTTATTTTTTCAGATCGTACATTAAAAGATATGTGTGAAAAATTACCGATGAATGAAGAAGAATTTCTATCTGTTTCGGGAGTGGGAGAATTTAAAAAAGACAAGTACGGTGCATTATTTGTGGACGTGATTGTTTGTTATTACGAAAAAAATCCAACTGTTATTGAAAGAAAACAAGAGATTAAACCAATTGCACCATCCATAAAAAAAGAAAAAGGTTCCCATTTAGAAACGTATACGCTATTTCAGGAAGGACTAGGTATAAAAGAAATTGCAACTAAAAGAAATTTATCTGAAACAACAGTGGAAAATCATCTTATTACATGTGCCGAACATGGATTATCGATAGATTTAAAAAAGTTTATACCAGATCCCTATATTTCGTTAATTGAGGAAGCAATTGCTCAAGTAGGAGTAGAGCGATTAAAACCTATCAAGGAATTGCTCCCGATGGAAATCACTTATTTTATGATTAAAGCATATCTAATGAAAGATAGAATAAGAAAAATAAACGTCTAA